Within the Polymorphobacter megasporae genome, the region GATTTGGCCGATCTGCAGGCGGCAGCGGACGGCCATACGGAGGCGCTTCATGCAGTCTATCAGGCATTTATCAACGTTGCGGACAGCCCGCTGCCGACCGTCGCCGCTGTCAACGGTGCCGCGATCGGCGCGGGAATGAACTTGGCGCTAGCCTGCGACATACGTGTTGCGGACGAAGACGCGCTTTTCGACACACGCTTCCTGAAGATCGGATTGCATCCTGGCGGCGGCCATGGCTGGATGCTGCTGCGGGCGGTCGGTTGGGCCGAGGCGACAAGGCTTCTCTTGTTCGCCCGCTCGATCGGCGCCGACGAGGCGCATCGTATCGGCCTCGTCCAGCAGGTCGCGCCGGCGGGCGGCCTGCTTACCACAGCGCTGGAGCTGACAGGTCGCGCGGACGCCCTACCCCGGGATTTGATCTTGGAGACGAAGGCGTCGCTTAGGCTTGCGGTGGTTTCCGACCACGTCTCCACCTTCGTTCACGAGACCGAACGGCAGCTGCATTCGCTGCAACAGCCTGCGTTCGTCGATCTAGTCCGGCGTCTGCAGGCCCGTATCGAAACCCGCTGACATGTCTGAACCCATCCTCTGCGAAGTGGCCGATGGCGTCGGCACTCTTACCATAAATCGTCCGGAGCGTATGAACGCGATGGACAGCCATGCCCATCTAGCGCTTAGCCAGGCGCTCGACGCGTTGGCTGCTGACGAGGTCGTTCGAGTGGTCGTGCTTACCGGTGCGGGCGAGCGCGCGTTCTCCGCCGGGCGCGACCTCAAGGAACTAGCCGGTGGCGGCGAGGATGCGGATACCGTCGCCGCTCGCTGGCGCCAGATCACGCGACTTACCGATCGCTTCGACTATCCCAAGCCGCTTATCGCGCGCGTCCAGGGTCTGGCACTGGGCGGCGGGTTCGAGCTGGCGTTGGCCTGCGACATCATCGTCGCAGCCAGCGGTGCGAGTTTCGCGATGCCCGAACCGAAACGCGGGCTCATACCTTCGGCAGGCGGCGTTCACCGCCTGCCGCGACAGATGCCTCTCAAGATCGCAATGGGCTGCCTGCTGACCGGCCGTGGCATCGACGCGGGGCGTGCCTTCGATTTGGGATTGGTCAACGAAGTCGTGCCGGCCGATCGGCTCGACGCTGCAGTGGCCGAGTGGGCTGCGGAAATAATCGCCTGCGCGCCGCTTGCGATTCGTGCCATCCGCCAGGCCGCAGCGGGAGGACTGGGCATGCCGCTTCATACCGCGATGGCCGCCCGCTATGAGGCCGAGGACATCCGCCGATCAAGCCGCGACGCGATCGAGGGACCACTGGCCTTCGCCGAAAAGCGTCCGCCCCGCTGGACCGGCCAATAGGAAGACCCGAGATGCGCATCATCGACCTTCACTGCTATCCCAACACCAAACCCTGGATCGAGTGCCAGGGTCCGTACGTCGACGCGCTCGCACGATACTGGAAGCGGGAATGGACGTGGAAGGAGGAGGAGGCGGTCGCGGCCGAATTCAAGGAGAACGGCATCGAGGCGTGTTTGGTGGCGCTGGACCTCTCCACGACCATCGCCACGCCGCCATGCTCCAACGACTATGTCGCCGGCATGCGCGACCGCAACAGGAACGTGATAATCGGCGCATGGGGCGCGGTGGAACCGGCGATGGGCGAACTCGCCATCCGTGAGGCGCGCCACGCGGTGAGCGATCTTGGCATGATCGGTTTCCACTTTCACCCAATCATGCAGCATTTCAGCGTCGACGACAGGCGATACTATCCTTTATTCGAGGAGATAACCGCTCTGAAGGTGCCGGTCATGATCGACGTTGGTATGACGGGCATGGGTGCCGGAATGCCGGGTGGCATGGGCGCGAAGACACGCCATGCGCATCCGGCCGCGATCGACGAGTTGGCCGCGGACTTCCCGGATCTCACCATCATTATGGCGCATCCGGGTTATCCGTGGATCGACGAGACCACCGTGGTCGCATTGCACAAGGCGAACGTCTACTGGGAGATGTCGGGCTGGGGGCCGAGATACCTGCCGGCGCAGATCATCCGGGACATGCGCGGTCGCCTACAGGACAAGATGTTGTTCGGGAGCGACTATCCCAGCATTCCCTATCCCCGGCTACTCCGTGAATGGAACGAACTCGGCTTCAAGGACGAGTTCCTCGAGAAGTTCTTTCACGGCACGGCCGAGCGCGTGCTCGGGCTATAAGGGTCCGACATGCGCGAAGCCGTCATCGTCTCCACGGCACGCACCCCGATCGGGCGCGCCTACAGGGGCGCCTTTAACGACACCCATGGTGCCGAACTGGGTGGCCACGCCGTGCTCCACGCGTTGATCCGCGCCGGTCTCGACGGTTCCGAGGTGGAAGACGTCATTATGGGCTGCGGGCGACCCGAGGGGGCGACCGGCGCGAACATCGCCCGACAGATCGCGCTCGCCGCAGGGATGCCGGTGACCGTGCCGGGCCTGACGGTAAGCCGAATGTGCTCCTCCGGCCTGCAGGCAATCGCCATCGCGGCGCAGCGGGTGCTGTCGGGTGAGGGCGACTGCTTCGTGGCCGGTGGGCTTGAGTGCATCTCGCTCGTGCAGAACGCCCATACGAATACATGGCGGAACCGCTCGCCGTTGCTGCTGGAGCGCCAGCCGGACATCTACATGACGATGCTCGAAACCGCTCAGAACGTTGCTGACCGGTACGGCATAAGCCGGGACGCGCAAGACGCCTATGCGCTCGCGAGCCAGCAACGCACCGCGGCGGCGCAGGCCTCAGGTCGGTTCGACGAAGAGATAGTACCGTTCACCTCTAGAAAAGAGCTTCCGCAGACCGATTCTCCCGATGGTCGTCACGAGTTGGTCGCGTTGCTGAGGGACGAAAGCAATCGCCCCGACACCACCGCCGAGGGGCTCTCCGCGCTCAAGGTGGTTACCGGTCCCGGAGGCAGCATTACGGCGGGTAACGCCAGCCAGTTGTCCGACGGAGCTAGTGCCTGCGTGGTGATGGAGCTCGGCCTGGCAAAGGATCTCGGTCTCGACCCGCTCGGCAGCTTTCGCGGGTTCGCGGTCGCCGGATGCCAGCCGGACGAGATGGGAATAGGTCCCGTATTGGCTGTACCGCGGCTCCTCGCGCGGCATGGCCTGCGCGTCGCCGATGTCGATCTCTGGGAACTCAACGAGGCGTTCGCCTCGCAGACGATCTACTGCCGCGATAGGTTGGGCATCGATCCGGAACGTGTCAACGTCAACGGCGGCGCGATTGCGATCGGTCACCCTTATGGCATGTCGGGCGCGCGGATGACCGGGCATGCCCTAATCGAGGGCGCGAAACGTGGGGCGCGTTTTGCAGTTGTGACGATGTGCATAGGGGGCGGTATGGGCGCCGCCGGCCTGTTCGGCTTCGGCTGATCTCGTGATCGAGGTAAGAAGGCAAGCGGGGATGATCTGGTTCCGCACGATCGATTTGGCGGCGATCAATCAACTCAGCGACGGGACGATGGCCTCTCACCTGGGCATCGAGTTCACCGGCTGGGGAGAGGACTGGCTGGCCGCGAGCATGCCGATCGATTCGCGCACGCGGCAACCGTTCGGACTGCTGCACGGCGGTGCGAGCGTCGCACTGGCGGAGACGGTCAGCTCCGTTGCAGGAACGCTTTCGCTTGATCCTGCCCTTCACTACGTGGTCGGCATGGAGATCAACGCCAATCATTTGAGTTCGGGGCGGACGGGCATCGTGCATGCGGTGGCGACGCCGGAGCGGCTTGGCCGCAGCACGCAGGTCTGGACCATCCGCATAAAGGACGATGAGAACCGACCCGTGACTATCTCTCGGGCGACGCTTGCGGTCCAGCAAGTCAAGGCGACCGGCATGAAGTCATAAGCCGCGACCTGTTGCGCGCTACAACGCAAGCCGATCGGCCGTCGCTGCCCGGCAATCTCTAACGATCACCACTAACGTGTACGTTCGAAGGCGTTCACAGGAATCTCGATGAGATAGCGCAGACGATCGATTCCGCTCTGAACGTCGTCGAGGCCGGAACTCAACCACTCGTTCACGGAACCGATGTACAAGGCGAACAGCAATTCGGCGGCTTGCTCGATGTTGCAATCAGCCGAAACCCTCCGCGCCTGCTTCGCCTGGAAAAGCCAGGAGATCATCGAGGCGCGCAGCATAGATCTGCGTTTCAAGATGGTTGCCACATACGGATTGATCGTATTGCCGAGCTTGGGAAGGACGATGCGGCTGAGTTCCGGTTTACTGGCCCAGAATCGGAAGGTGGTTGAGAAATACGCCATCACTTGATCCAGCATGGACGCGTCCGGGTCTACCGTTGTGAAAAGTGGCTCCAGGCGTTCGAGATCCTCCACGAAGAGCATCGCAGCCAGTCCAGCCTTGTCCGTGGCGTAAGCCGAGACCGTGCCGAAACCGACATCGGCTAGCCTCGCGACCTCGCGCATGGGCGTCTCGTGGAAACCATGCGTCATGAAGAGCTCGCGAGCAGCCTTGGTGATGGCCGCGACCTTCTCGGCCTTGCGTCGCTCCCTAAGACCAATCTCCATCAGTTTTCCTTCGCGACCTTGCCGGTCCTGCGTGATCTTGCCGCCCGCAGCGATCCGAAACAACCCTTGCCCTACGGTCGATCGCGATCTAAAAAGAACCGGTATCGAGATGGCAAGCCTTATGCTTCACGTTGGCCGCTGCTGAAGGGAGATTGGCGTGATGAACTGGCTGAGCGACGCGGTACTGTCGGATGCGAGAGAGTCGCTAGGAAGGGCGATGGGCAAGGCAGCCGCTTTCAGACAGGCCGGAGCATTTATCGTAGTAGATACTTCTGGAACGCCGGTGTGTGCCGTCAGGATGGACGGTGCACCCGCCGGAGCACTACCGCTCGTACGTGCGAAGGCATTCGCCACGGCCGTCAATGGCGAGCCTAGTGCGCAGTTCGCCTCGAGGATGGCCAAATTCCATGCCGGGATCTTCTCCACCTACCAGCGTGTCCTGCGTGATAACCCGTTCCCAGGAGCCGGGGGCGTACCGCTCCGCAGAAATGGTGTGGTGACCGGGGCGATCGCCACCGGGCTTGGGATTGGGCCGTTCAACAAATTGCCGTCGGTAGACCCCACGTCGTTTCTGATCGATGGTGTGCCGGGCAACTTGGAAGACATCGTCATCAGCTATGCAGTCGGCGGAAGCTACAGTCCGCAACACGGCGACGACTTGACGCGATGGATCGAATCTTACGGCGAAGCGCCAATCGCAGGAAGCCGGGGAAGCGGACTGGACGAGGTGCCACCGGCGGGTTCGCAACCGGTCCTTGATAAAGCGACGAGGCTGTCCGACATCGTTCTTGAACACGCGCATGCGCAAGGCCTGCCGATCGCCGTCGCGGTCGTGGACCGCTTCGGAGATCCGATCCGGATCGATCGAATGTCCGGGTGCCCACCTATGGCTGTCGACGTCGCCGTGCAGACCGCCGCCGCAGCCGTGAACTTCCAGATGCCGTCGGATGAGATCGTCGAGACGTTCCCGCAGGAAGGCCAGCTCGCCCGTCTTCTGTCGACGGTGCCTTTCCGGCTCCTTGCGATGCCCGGAGCGGCACCCCTACGAGAGGCGGGCTCTATCACGGCCGCGGTCGGCGTCGCAGGCTGCAGCCCTCAAATCGGGCAACGTCTCGCGAACGAAGCAATTTCTGCTCTCAAGGAGTGAGCCAAGTGGCAACTGCAATGAACATGGTTAAAGGTCGTTCGGATCTCCCTCAGGCACCTTTGGCCGATGAAGGAGTCGTGGATTTTGTCCGGACGGGGCCGGGAACGTTGGCAGGCAGATACCTGCGCCAGTTCTGGCAGCCGGTAGTCGAGGCGCGTAAGGTTGAAAGCGGCAGGTCGATCCCGCTTTTGATTATGAGCCAGAAGCTCGCGGTATATCGCAGTCAGGAAGGCAAGGTTCACTGTGTCGACAACCGGTGCGCCCATCGAGGCGTCATGCTGAGCACCGGATGGGTTGAGGGCGACTCTATCCGGTGCCCGTACCATGGCTGGGCTTATGGTCCGAACGGACAATGCGTCGACCAGCCCCTGGAGGCCGAGGGCTACAAGAAGAACATTAAGATCGGCGGCTATCCGACCGAGGAGTATCTCGGCATGGTCTTCGTATTCCTCGGCGAAGGCGAGCCGCCCGAGTTTCCAAGGTATCCCGAATGGGAGCGTGCGAAGATGGTGTCGCCACAGATCGACACGCGACCCTGCAACTGGTTCCAGAATCTCGAGAACTTCGTCGACGAGGGCCATGTGTGGTTCACGCATCAGGGTTCAGCCCTGAAGAACCTGCAGCTCGATGCCGTTCCGAAGATCACCAACGAGGTGACCTCTTGGGGCTTCCGCAACGTGGCGATCACGCCCGACGGTCGTCGCCGCCAGGTACTCTTCGGAATGCCCAACGTCGGCATGTTCGCCGTGCATCCTGACAACATCCGGAAGCAGGGCGAAGCGGAGAGCGAGCATCATGCGCCCTGGCAAATGTTCTTGGACTGGCGGGTCCCGGTGGACGACAACATCCATCTTCAGGTCCATTGCATAGCTGTCTACATGGATGGTGAGCCGACCGAAGCGATGCGCGCGCGCTGGCGCGACTTCGCGGCGGCAGAGGCCGAGGCGCACGAGGTCGCGCAGCGGGTGATGACTGGTGAGCTTCATTATGATCAGATCGCGGCAATGTGCCACCATGTGCCTCTGGCCCAGGATGAAGTCGTTCAGGTCGGACAGGGCGTGATTGCGGATCGTCGCAAGGGTATCGAGCATCTTGGCGCTTCGGACGTGGGCATCGTCGCCGTTCGCCGTATCTACACTCAGGAGCTCACCGCCTTCGCGGAAGGTCGGCCGCTGACAAACTGGATCAGACCCGAAGGGCTGCTACCGGTGAGTGGCAGTGGCGGGGAAGAAGGCTGGGAGTAGAATGTCAGAGAGCATATCGCGGCTGGGTGCCGTGGCCGAAACTGACCGACCGACGGATAGTTGGCGGCGAGTGCGAGTTCGCACTCGTACGGCCATAGCGAAAGACATCATCGCTATTGAACTCGAGGCAATGGGCGACAATCCGCTGCCGGACTTCGACGCTGGCGCGCACGTCGACCTGCGGATCGGCGGCGGGCCCATCAGGCAATATTCCCTCTGCAATGATCCCGGCATAAAGGGCCGGTATCGCCTCGGAATACTTCTGGATCCGAATTCCAGAGGCGGATCGATAGCGGCCCATGCCGAGCTGATCGAAGGGGCCGTTGTCGAAATCGGCATGCCTAGGAACCACTTCCCGCTCGTCTCGGCGGCAAAAGGGTCGCTGCTCTTCGGCGGCGGCATCGGCATCACTCCGCTGTTGGCGATGGCCTATACCTTAGCCGAGCGCGGAGCGGCCTTCGATCTGCATTACTCCGTCCGAGAGCGTTCACGTGCCGCGTTCTTTCAGGAGTTGACCGAAGGAGCGTTCTCCGATCACGTCCACTTCCATTTCAACGACGGTCCGGCTGGGCAGCTGTTGGACATGTCGATCGCGCTCGGGGCTGAACCCGACGGGCGACACGTCTACGTATGCGGTCCCGCCGGATTTATTGACTTCATCACGAACGAGGCTCGTATGCGAGGCTGGCCGGCTTCGCAGATCCATTCGGAACGTTTCGACGCGGATGTCGACAAGAGTGGCGGCAGCTTCGAGTTCGTGGCTTCGAGCAGCCAGCGCAGCTTCATAATTCCTAGCGACAAGACGATTGCCGAAGTCCTGCTTGCAGCGGGTGTCGATGTGCCGGTCTCCTGCGAGCAGGGCATTTGCGGCACTTGCCTCTGTGATGTTCTCGAGGGTGTTCCGGATCATCGCGATCTGGTGCAGTCCGACGAAGAAAAGAGCACGAACGCGCAGATAGCACTCTGCTGCTCGCGATCGCTTAGCCCTAAGATCGTCGTACGGATCTAAGGCCCCGTTTTCATTCAGGAGCGAAAGATGCCGAATTCGTCCGTGCCCGCGAAAGACATAATCGAAGAGTGCCAGACCCGCGGCTATCTCGCTAAACAGCTCTTCATCATCTCGACACGCCCGGCGAACGGGATCGCCTCGGTCATGGAGCACCTTGCCGTGCACCTTGCTTATCAGGAAGAGCTGGAGAAGAACGGTACCATGTTCGCTGCGGGCCCGAACTGGACGGACGACATGCAGGATTGGGAAGGCGACGGCACTGTTGTCTATCGTGCAGATTCCATCGAACAAGCCAAAGAGATCGCCGCACGCGATCCGATGCACGTGAGCGGCGCGCGGATCTTTACGGTGCGTCCGTGGTTCGTCAACGAAGGCACTATCACGGTGGAGATCGGGTTCGCTACGGGTCGCTTCAAACTGCGGTAGCTCGCACCACGTGGATCGCACTCCGTCGTGTAGGCGCGTTGGTATCATGGGAGTAGGAGAGGTGTTCGAGTGCGTAGCGCGGTTGATCGAAGCAGTGCCGTCGTCGCTTCGCGACGGTGCATCGCCTCGCGTCACTTGCGATCTGCAAGCCACCGTCGGCGGCGCGGCCCCTTGCGATCCGCTTCTGTGCAGGCGCATCGACGGACAACATCGCTGCTCAACCGTTGAAGATCGAGAGATTCGTGAATGGGGCGCTTATCACGTCGGATGGTGGCTAGTGCAGGTTGCCGGAGACGACCGCGATGAGATCGACGGCAGCGCTGAGCGGTGGCCGTCCACTTCGTGCTACATCGTCGCCCATCTGCCCGAACCAAGACGAACCAATGCTGTATCTGAGGATCTGCTTCGACAAGCACGACGGCAACGGAATGCGCGCGCGGCATTCAGATCGCCACCGCCGATACGTAGGGCTCCACGTAGCGGCTCCCTAAAACTGTGCAGAGGTCGTGCAAGGCGGTCCGCCCACGCCGCCGATGGTCAGCGCGGTCCGATTGGCAGCTTCATGGTCGTCGAGGCGGCGTCGCTCGGGGGATACGGAGCGTTTTCACGAAGAGGTTTCTTTCACGATGGCAGGTCTCTTCGAGCGCTCGGAAATCTTACTGTGGGGCCGGCACATCGGCAATCCCGATCAAACCGGGTACGTACTTTGACCGCGCGAGCTCGCGCGACCGTACCCTCAGGCTTGCCTGTTAAGGGTCGGCAGTTGATGTCGAGACCTCGCGACGAGGTCGCTTCCATGATCGGATACGTCACTGGGTTCTAAATCGAAAAGTCGCGTGAAGGTCGTTTTGCCGGATGAAATCTGCGATAGCTTTGGCGTTGTTCGAGCGTTCGACAATGCCATCTGGGACGTGGTTCGCGGAGCAATCGATAGGGTCGGCGAGATGATCGGACACGTCGGGTGGTCGAATATCTTAGAAACGCGCGTGAATGGCGAAAGACGGAGCCGGCTGAAGCTCCGCTTCGCTCTCGAATGCTGATGGCGCAAAAAGTAGCGTCTCGTGTACGGTTCAGTAGGGCGGAGACATCTAAATGAGGCTCGTTCGGTTCACTGCAGATGGCACGGCACATGTCGGCATGGTGACGGGCGACATGATCGTCGACGTTACGGATCGCCTCCCGCAGTTCGCGACAATGTCTGCGGTGATTGCAGCAGGGATTGACGGGCTCGACTTGATCGCATCGACGTGCGGCGTGGCGACGCCGACGATTGCGCTCGGCGACACACGCCTGCTCGCCCCGGTCGAGCGGCCGGGCAAGTATCTGGCCATCGGCATGAACTACGCCAAGCATCTCGTGGAGGCGGACAAGCTCGGGGTTGCGCGGTCGAAGCACCAGACTTGGTTCAACAAGCAGACCACTTGCATCGCGGGACCCTATGACGAGATCGATCCCGGTGTAACCGAGAAGCTCGATTACGAGTGCGAGCTAGGTCTGGTCATCGGCACCGTTGCGAAGAGCGTCAGAGCCGACGACGCGTTGTCCCACGTCTTCGGCTATTTCGTCGCCAACGACGTCTCGGCACGCGACTGGCAGTTCCACACGCCGACCTTCACCATGGGCAAGTCGTTCGACACCCACGGCCCGATCGGCCCGTGGATCGTCACCGCCGACGAGGTGTCCGACCCGCAGGCGCTCGACCTGCGCACGTTCGTCAACGGCGAGCTTCGCCAGTCGAGCAACACGGGGCTGATGATCAATCGGATCGAGCAGCAGATCGAGTATCTATCGACCGCCTTCACCCTTGAGCCCGGCGACCTGATCGCGACGGGCACACCCGAAGGCGTCGGCGTCGGCTTGGACCCGCAAGTCTTTCTCCAGCGGGGCGACGTCGTGCGCTGCGAGATCGACGGGATCGGCGCGATCGAAAACCGGGTGAAGGGGTAGAGCCATGGCGGTCACCGGCGTCCTGTCGTTCACGCTTGAGATTCCCGACCTCGCCAGCGGCGTAGCCTTCTACACCGATGCTGGCCTCGTCGCCGATGTCGAGGGAACGACCGCGCGGCTCCGCTGCCCTGGGCAGGACCGCGACTCGATCGTCCTCCTGGGCGGTGCGCCCACCAAGCGGCTCCATCATGTCGCGCTCCGCGTCGACAGTCTCTCTGGCATGACCGACGCCGTCGTCCGCGCCGGCGGCACAGTCGTCGCCGCTCCGGCTGCGTTCTGCGCTACCGGGCTATGGGTGAGCGACCCGCATGGTATGCTGATACATCTCGCCGAACACGCCGCCGACATTGCGCTCGCCGAGGTCGCGGCGTTTCAAGTCAACGCGCCAGCTCGCCTGGTCCGCAAGTCTCGTTCGGCGATGCTGCCGAGTAAGAGCTATTCGACCGCGAAGCCGCTCCGTCTCGGCCACGTTCTCGTGTTTACACCCGACGTCCTTGCAAGCGTCGCGTTCATGACCGACGGGCTTGGCATGGGCCTTGCCGACCGCGCGCAGGACGTGATCGCCTTCACCTGCGCGCGGAAGGACAGCGATCACCACGTTATCGCCTTCGCCAAGTCTCCTGGCATCGGCTTCCACCATGGCAGCTTCATGGTCGCCGATCCCGACGAGGTCGGCCGCGGCGGCCGCGCCCTCGTCGATAAGGCCAAGCGCGGCGACTGGGGGTTCGGTCGCCACACGATCGGGTCGAACTTCTTCCACTACATCCAAGACCCTTGGGGAAGCTGGTTCGAATACTACTCGGACATGGACCACATCGAAGACCACGACCATTGGACCCCGACCAACTACGCGATGGCCGACAGCCTCGCCAACTGGGGGCCCAAAGTCCCCCACGACTTCGTGCACAACTACGAGGTCGACCCGAACGGCTTCAAGCCGCAGCAGATTGCGGCGTAGTGGCCTGGGATACAGAGAGGAAGAGCCGATGAGCGTTGCGGAAGAAGCCTTGCTCGCCAAACTATTCAGGGCGGCGCGGTCGCAGAATGGATGGAAACCGGACCCGGTTGGTGATGACGAATTGGAAGCCGCCTATGACATCGCAAAGTGGGGTCCAACTTCGATGAACACCCAGCCGATGCGGGCAGTTATCATACGATCTCCCGAGGCGAAGGAACGACTCAGGCTGGCCTTAGCACCGACTAACGTCGAGAAGGCCATGACGGCACCGGTCGTCGCTCTGATCGCCTACGATACCGAATTTTATACCCACCTTCCCCGAACATTCCCGCACAACCCGAACGCGGAGGCGTATTTCACCGGCAATCCAGCATCGATCGAGCCAACGGCGTTTAGAAACGGGTCGCTTCAAGCTGCCTACTTCATGCTCGCACTGCGCGCCGTAGGCCTTGATGTCGGTCCAATGTCTGGTTTTGATCCGGCCGTCGTCAACGATGCCTTCTTCGCTGGAAGCTCATGGCGGATCAATCTAGTCTGCTGCATTGGCCATGGCGACCCATCTCGAATATTCGATCGTTCACCTAGAATGGAATATTCGGAGATATTCAAAACTGGATGAAACAATATAATGATCTTCTGAATATGGCAATCAGTTAGTTTAAAACACTAAGGTTACTGAGCAGATTAACGATGTAAAGTTTGTGTCGTTGTTCTAAAATTTGTTTTCCAACAAATCGAATTGGTTACCAAATAAGATATATGTCATTACCTCAGAAAGCATTCTTAAAGC harbors:
- a CDS encoding VOC family protein, whose amino-acid sequence is MAVTGVLSFTLEIPDLASGVAFYTDAGLVADVEGTTARLRCPGQDRDSIVLLGGAPTKRLHHVALRVDSLSGMTDAVVRAGGTVVAAPAAFCATGLWVSDPHGMLIHLAEHAADIALAEVAAFQVNAPARLVRKSRSAMLPSKSYSTAKPLRLGHVLVFTPDVLASVAFMTDGLGMGLADRAQDVIAFTCARKDSDHHVIAFAKSPGIGFHHGSFMVADPDEVGRGGRALVDKAKRGDWGFGRHTIGSNFFHYIQDPWGSWFEYYSDMDHIEDHDHWTPTNYAMADSLANWGPKVPHDFVHNYEVDPNGFKPQQIAA
- a CDS encoding malonic semialdehyde reductase, giving the protein MSVAEEALLAKLFRAARSQNGWKPDPVGDDELEAAYDIAKWGPTSMNTQPMRAVIIRSPEAKERLRLALAPTNVEKAMTAPVVALIAYDTEFYTHLPRTFPHNPNAEAYFTGNPASIEPTAFRNGSLQAAYFMLALRAVGLDVGPMSGFDPAVVNDAFFAGSSWRINLVCCIGHGDPSRIFDRSPRMEYSEIFKTG